From Microtus pennsylvanicus isolate mMicPen1 chromosome 10, mMicPen1.hap1, whole genome shotgun sequence, one genomic window encodes:
- the Cnih4 gene encoding protein cornichon homolog 4 produces the protein MEAVVFLFSLLDCCALIFLSVYFIITLSDLECDYINARSCCSKLNKWVIPEVIGHALVTVLMLVSLHWFIFLLNLPVAIWNIYRFIMVPSGNMGVFDPTEIHNRGQLKSHMKEAMIKLGFYLLCFFMYLYSMILALIND, from the exons ATGGAGGCGGTGGTGTTCCTCTTCTCGCTCCTCGACTGTTGCGCGCTTATCTTCCTCTCTGTCTACTTC ATCATAACATTGTCTGATTTAGAATGTGATTACATTAATGCTAGATCATGTTGCTCAAAATTAAACAAG TGGGTGATACCAGAGGTGATTGGCCACGCCCTTGTCACTGTGCTCATGCTTGTTTCATTGCACTGGTTCATCTTCCTTCTCAACTTACCTGTTGCCATTTGGAATATATATAG GTTCATTATGGTGCCAAGTGGTAATATGGGAGTGTTTGATCCAACAGAAATACACAATCGGGGGCAGTTAAAGTCACACATGAAAGAAGCCATGATCAAGCTTGGTTTCTACCTGCTCTGTTTCTTCATGTATCTCTACAG TATGATTCTAGCTTTGATAAATGACTGA